In Dermacentor variabilis isolate Ectoservices chromosome 7, ASM5094787v1, whole genome shotgun sequence, a genomic segment contains:
- the LOC142587052 gene encoding sulfotransferase 1B1-like, with amino-acid sequence MEVKELRFIDGLCIRSFFPESLIRSTLAYSPRPDDIFVVSYPKCGTTWMQYLVLSVLTDGEPPTSLEDFMLASPYMEMMGAEAAEKMPRPGLLKTHLPFDKQPYSKQAKYIYVARNPYDVCVSYYYFLKSMTPKRVKDVSFSKFHQLFVSGSVSYGDYFDHLLSWYKHRHDNNVLFLTYEQLKKEPGFWTLKIANFLGGDYADRMREDPALLQKVLDATMLEKMKQVFNGKMFAVIKRLLDLPPDRAIKSMEVYRSKLTHREEMHEDYGFVRKGVVGDWRAHFSKDQIKKTKSWIARKTEGSDVMGLWKDLHLP; translated from the coding sequence ATGGAAGTTAAAGAGCTCCGGTTCATCGACGGCCTGTGTATTCGCTCATTTTTCCCTGAATCCCTCATTCGATCAACTCTGGCCTACAGTCCTCGCCCTGACGACATCTTCGTCGTTTCGTACCCAAAGTGTGGCACGACTTGGATGCAGTACCTAGTACTCAGCGTACTCACAGACGGAGAACCACCTACAAGCCTCGAAGACTTCATGCTGGCCTCACCATACATGGAAATGATGGGTGCCGAAGCAGCAGAAAAAATGCCGAGACCAGGACTGCTCAAAACGCATCTGCCCTTTGACAAGCAACCATACTCTAAACAAGCCAAGTACATCTACGTCGCGCGGAACCCCTATGACGTCTGTGTGTCATACTACTACTTCCTCAAAAGCATGACACCGAAAAGGGTTAAGGACGTCTCATTTTCGAAGTTTCACCAACTCTTTGTCTCAGGCAGTGTGTCCTACGGCGACTACTTCGACCATTTGCTTTCGTGGTACAAACACCGCCACGACAACAACGTGCTGTTCTTGACCTATGAACAGCTGAAGAAGGAACCGGGGTTTTGGACACTGAAGATCGCCAATTTCCTGGGCGGAGATTACGCGGACCGCATGCGGGAGGACCCCGCTTTGCTTCAAAAAGTTCTTGACGCAACAATGCTCGAGAAAATGAAGCAAGTATTTAACGGCAAGATGTTCGCCGTCATTAAGCGGCTGCTGGACCTACCCCCTGACAGGGCTATCAAATCAATGGAAGTCTACAGGAGCAAGTTGACGCATCGTGAGGAAATGCACGAAGATTATGGCTTCGTGCGCAAGGGAGTCGTAGGCGACTGGAGAGCTCACTTCAGTAAGGACCAGATCAAGAAAACAAAGTCGTGGATTGCGAGGAAGACCGAAGGTTCTGATGTAATGGGCTTGTGGAAAGATCTCCACCTACCATGA